One genomic region from Arthrobacter sp. FB24 encodes:
- the pstC gene encoding phosphate ABC transporter permease subunit PstC → MTTTSLTQSRGAGRAGDKVFSGAALAAGCLILAVLFGVALFLVVQAIPALVASPDKIQGGEGFFAYIWPIVIGTVIAAVIALVIATPVAIGVALFISHFAPRGLASGLGYVVDLLAAIPSVVYGAWGAAFLAKEISPAYDWLANNMGWLPIFQGPASATGKTILTAGIVLAVMVLPIITSLSREIFLQTPKLHEEAALALGATRWEMIKMAVLPFGRPGIVSAVMLGLGRALGETMAVALVLSSGALTASLIQSGNQTIAAEIALNFPEASGLKVSTLIAAGLVLFVITLGVNMIARWIIGRHKEFSGAN, encoded by the coding sequence GTGACCACCACCTCCCTGACACAGTCCCGGGGCGCAGGACGCGCCGGAGACAAGGTCTTTTCCGGAGCCGCCCTGGCCGCAGGATGCCTGATCCTTGCCGTGCTCTTCGGCGTGGCCCTGTTCCTGGTAGTCCAGGCGATCCCGGCCCTCGTGGCTTCGCCGGACAAGATCCAAGGCGGCGAAGGCTTCTTCGCCTACATCTGGCCGATCGTCATCGGCACCGTGATCGCTGCCGTCATTGCGCTGGTCATTGCCACTCCCGTGGCCATCGGAGTTGCGCTCTTCATCTCGCACTTCGCCCCGCGCGGCCTCGCCTCCGGCCTGGGCTACGTGGTCGACCTCCTGGCTGCCATCCCGTCGGTGGTCTACGGCGCCTGGGGCGCCGCCTTCCTGGCCAAGGAGATCTCCCCGGCATACGACTGGCTGGCCAATAACATGGGCTGGCTGCCCATCTTCCAGGGCCCCGCGTCCGCCACCGGCAAGACCATCCTCACCGCCGGCATCGTGCTGGCTGTCATGGTCCTTCCCATCATCACCTCTCTGAGCCGCGAAATCTTCCTGCAGACCCCCAAGCTGCACGAGGAAGCCGCCCTGGCCCTGGGTGCCACCCGCTGGGAAATGATCAAAATGGCTGTCCTGCCGTTTGGCCGCCCGGGCATCGTCAGCGCCGTGATGCTGGGCCTGGGCCGGGCCCTGGGCGAAACCATGGCCGTGGCACTGGTGCTGTCCTCCGGTGCCCTCACCGCCAGCCTGATCCAGTCCGGCAACCAGACCATCGCCGCCGAAATCGCCCTGAACTTCCCGGAGGCCAGCGGCCTGAAGGTGAGCACGTTGATCGCGGCGGGCCTGGTCCTGTTCGTCATCACGCTGGGCGTCAACATGATTGCCCGCTGGATCATCGGCCGGCACAAAGAATTCTCGGGAGCCAACTAA